A window of Alphaproteobacteria bacterium genomic DNA:
CGCTCTCCAGTTGTCGGGGATCATCGTCCAGTTCGCGGTGGCGCGATTGGTCGGCCAGGTCCAGACGAAGAAGATCGCGACGCTGAGGGCGAGCAGAATAGCGGCGGCGAACGCGAAGCGGCCATCCTGACGCCGATCGCTTGCAATCAGGCCGGCCGCAACGTCGGCGCCGACGGCGGCGAACAGCACCGCGCCCAGCCATGCCCAGCCCCGATAGACGCCCTGGGCGACAAAGTACTCATCGCGCGGCATGTCGATCTTGTTGGCCAGTGAAAACAGATGCGCAGCGGCCGGGGCGAGCGCCAGTGCCGTCAGCACGAGCGCGACGGC
This region includes:
- a CDS encoding DUF1772 domain-containing protein: MVLRIATAVALVLTALALAPAAAHLFSLANKIDMPRDEYFVAQGVYRGWAWLGAVLFAAVGADVAAGLIASDRRQDGRFAFAAAILLALSVAIFFVWTWPTNRATANWTMIPDNWRALRAQWEYSHAASAAVNAAALCGITIFAVTRRPTATA